The Ananas comosus cultivar F153 linkage group 6, ASM154086v1, whole genome shotgun sequence genome segment TGATTAATGTATTTCTCTCTCCCAACGCATGCCACAATTTTGCATGTTAGGGATGATCCTCTGGGGATCCAAAAACTATATgcattatcaaaaaaaaaaaaaaaaaaaaaaaaaactaaaccgCACTGAGAGGGTGAATTGGGAGCCACAACACTAAACGCCTTTTTAAACTGACTCTCCCTTACGGAATGTTACTCGCCTAGGGATCGCCCAAAGCTTCCTCCCCACTTTCCCAACGCTTTTTCTCACCCCACtcccaaaattaattaataataaacttTCGCCCACTAATTCCCCACAAACGttccaaaaaatttttaaaaaaaaaacaaaaaataaaaaactccaccaaccctccaatcACATGATTCACATCCCCATACGACGCCACCACAAACCACGGATCTGAGACTGGCTCCCAGGTGGACTCATATTTTATTCTATGCGACCTCCACCATTTAACCCCCACCCCGCTCCAACGTGGGTGCCTCCCCCTGCGCCGTACACGGCCTCATTATTCTAGTTTCTCTTATCGTCAGGACATTTTGAAATGAACCTTTTAACTACGggttaatagttttaaattaaaaattttgattgaagtAGAAGTTTCGATAAAATATAATGAAAGGATCAATTTTAAAATGGGTCATAGTCGAGGGGTTCTTTATACGCTTTTTTACCcccaccaaaaaaagaaaagaaaaaaactatccgaatccgaatcccactctctctctctctctctctctctctctcgtttacAAACCCTCACCAGATCCCAATATAGCAACATTCCGTCCTTCTTCGTTACccccaaaaatataaaaccctctctctctctctctctctctctctctctctctctctctctctctctctctctctctccgcgaGTGCGAGAGCTTAATCTTAATCTCTACACACTACCATACCATGTGCACCAGATCCAAAGCAATCTAAAAAATAGTAACTAATTAAACAAATAGAAACTAAATTTACTTACCAATATccttttattcatttattttctttgaatcGCTTTTGGTCGAGGCGACGAGGGCTCCGCTCCGCCACGTgcagctccctctctctttccacCGCACACGCCGCGCTTCTTCGTTCCCTCCGCCACCCCCCCACCCTCGATCGCCGTCGAATCCCGATCGAACGGCTCTCAGAGGAGAGAGAAACGGGGAAAAGGAGATGCACACTCCGCTCTcccattttgtttctttttagaAGCTATTTAATTCCCgtacaaaaagagagagagagagaaggaaaaggaaaggcgGTGGTTAACTTACAGCGCTGCTGTACATTAATTCGGTCCGTAAAAGGGcccaaaaagaggaaaagaaacaattaaaaatgaaaataaaaataaaacgcCAAAAAAAAGTCGAACGTTGccctttttaatttctttcgaGTATCTTTTTCCCCCCCCACCTTTTTCTTTGTGGGTTGTGGCTTCAGCTGCTTAACCGGACCCACTCGTAGCGGCCGTCCAACGGAACTTCGTTGACGACGTCGAAATTGTACCTGCGAATAAAAAGCGCGGAGGGGGGAAAGCGGCGCACGTTAAGGTGCTTCTCGCTAACGTAGGCTACGGTAACAAGTGGTGGTGGGGGAGTAGTGGAGAGCTAACTAAATGTGACGCTTACTTTGTGGCGAATCGCTCCGCTTCGGCGCTCTCCGCTGCGGCGAAGAACTCCTCGATCTCCGCCTCCGATGGCGCATTCGCCTCCCGGGATCTCCGACGCTTCCTACGCTCCTCGGATTCGGCGTCTCGGAGCTCGCTTAATGGCGTCGTCTCCCTCCTAAATTTACGAGATGAAGTGGAATTTTAGCTCAGTTAGGTTAagaatcaattttgaaatgatatGCTGGGGGAGAGAGGGGAGTTGAGGAGGAGCGGACCTTTCTCTGCTGCACTCGGTGTAGCTCACGGAGCTCCCGAGATCGTTGCAACCCTAACACAAGGATCAAAAGTTAAAGGAACGGATAATTCAGCAAGGAGAGAGAGTAGACCTAGCTCGAATTTCGCACCAATTTAGGGTTTCGTCTCACCTCGGGCTCGCCCGGTCCGGCGTTTCGAGCGTCGTCCTtgatctcctcctccgccgccgcctcgagAGCCGCTATGGCGGCGGACGAGGCGTTGCTCGAGCACCGCGAGATCGTCCCCCTCGAGGCGCGGCTAGggcatcctcctcctccgcctccgccgccgcttccgGAATTCGCCGTCGACCTCGGCGTTCGCGTCGCCATGGCCAATCTCCGGCTGCGGAGCTCCAGGTAACCCTCaacctccccctccgccgccgcctccttcgtcttcttcgcctcctcctcctcctccgccgcggccgccgccgccgccgccgccgcacgtGACCTCGTCCTCACCCCCACCACCTGCGTTACCTCCATCGCCGCCACTTCCCCGACCCCTCTGCACTTCTTCATGTActtccccatctctctctctctctctctctctctgacgaagaaaagagaaaaaccagCAGCACTCTATTAcgaagaaaagaggaaaaggaaaaaataaaaacgaggGTGAGGTGATTAGATCCGAAATGGACGGCCAGGATTTAATCCCACGGCGTaatccctttttcttttcccgtTATGACGGCGCGCGCCGGGTCCGTTACGGCACCGTCAAGCGGATCTGGCCGTTGGGATACGGGAGTGGAGGCCGAGCGCGACGTGGCGCCGGTTGCACCCCGTTTGCTCCACCGGCTGATCCGgtcaaaatttcaaaaccgCGGGAGCTGAAGCAGCTCCACGGGCAAAACAGGCGACCGGCTATTCCCGGTGGAATGAGCGGGGGTTAGTTGCTTTGGGTGACCTCTCGGTCCGGAGCGTAATAATTGTGCAGAACATGAAATTACACAAATACCCCTCCCAGAGCCACGTATTTACGGAAACGCCACTAACCGTATTGGATTCCCTTTTCCCACATTTGGACACGGCGACACGTATAAGGGGTGCGCGGAGGGGACGTAATGGTGGAGGAATAGGGGACCACATGAAGCTTCGTGGGACCACGATTCTTGACCGTCCGATCCCAATCGGACGGTTATTCATTTTCTTGTGCTATGGTGAgagatttaaattttcaaattttccgTAACGGTAGTTttaaataaatgataataacggctataatttaatttaattggggtaataaaaataaataagtgtgGTTATTGTTGCAAAGAGGAGATCAGTTTGTCCAGCTGGCATCGCATGCAAGTTTAAATTCATTAAAAGAGTTCAAAAACTccagaaaaaatagaaaaattattaatGTTGCTGTTTTTCTATAATCTGATGTACATTGAAAAAGTTTACATAACAACTTGAGAGATCCTTCTCTTTTATGTATGCAGGAAAATTTTCGCCAAAATATCTTATTACCAACTCAACCATCCAAATTAATAAAGAGTACAATGGGTAGTTCCATATACTTTggtgttagttgcataataataATTCGAAACTTTGATCTTAATTAATGAATCAGGAGCGTCCAAAGCTACCATGTTGATACTTGATCGCGCAACGCTACATGTACAAAAGTGTTTAAGATGTTGTTGAAAATAACGTAGAAGCGACTAGTTAGACTTAGTTCCCTCTTTCAATAATAATAGATGCATATTGAATGAAGTTTGTTTATAAGATCGTAAAAGGATCACGCATCATTTAATGCATGGTGCGCACGTGAGATACGTGTGTTTATATCATGCATTGTGGACGCATGGTAATACATGTACCATCACCTGTGTGATGCCGTATCATACAAATCGAGGAATAATATCcataaatttatactttaaatCTTTTTTGAATTTACTAAATGGTCCCTTTACCTGtacgtttttttttatttttaatttttttatattttatacatctatttattcatatttttaatgcaCGAACATTGCACTAGTAGATGTCGATTTTTCTTCATAGTAACTCGAGCTCAGGTGTGGCTCAAGTACAATTAACTTATAAGAAATTAGAAGGGGTGCATTGTAttggttagaaacttagaataatagatgataattttttacttttttgttttacttgttgtaaatatatgaataataagttaattaaaGAAGAGACAAATTAAAAGAGTACAAAGAATCTTCTTCTTATTTATTCCAATATTCGAAAGCCAATAATTAGGCTCCTATCTATGGGTGCAACGCCAACAGTGGGGACCAGCAACCTGGTTCACGGATCGGACGGCTACGAGCGTAGGGATCACATGAGCCGAAAAGATCGTGGTCCATCCGATAGGATGGGCCCACCCACCACACACAATTTTATAGGTAAAGTGGTTAGgtatgcaaacggggcggatccgggggcggaAGAATTTCCCCACCttccgctccatttcttatcggggtggggcggattcggggcgagttacttttcattttatttttggctcccacttaccgctccattcggggcggatcggggcgggagccagatttttgacggatcggggcggattgaagaaagaaaagagtctcccaccttccgctccatttacttggcggatcggaaCGGATTtggggcgggttatatttttttatattttttgttcccacttaccaccccattcggggcggatcggggtgGAGCTCcacggatccatttgcatccctaaaagTGGTATGGAGATTCCCTCTCTTTCGAATACATCTTAATTTCAacctcattatttttttttttgggggggtaaaaatatatatacaacttATCAGAATTTTGGTCCATTTTGACTTGATTATTTatccttttaaattttagttttgaaaattatattttaatttatttaatttaagtaatttaataattttttgatataaaatttaggttttttaatttagtaattttatcgTTACATGAATGAGGTAAAATATAGTAACTAAATAGgtaaaatgtaataaaatattgaaatttctaattataatagtcattcaatattttaaacaaaTGAATTAAATGGTTTAGTTGCAAAATCTAGCTTTTTAAATATAGTTATTGGCTCAAAATGGGCCGTATTAAAGGTATGGTTCATACACttttaccttttattttatttacattttttccTCCACTGGATTTTTATGACATTgaacaattttaattatttaaattaaaatttctatttaataataatattttattaactatTACTCCTTAagtatttcaattttatttattaaaaaatattaaaattattatacagCCATGCTGCCTGCACACCTAT includes the following:
- the LOC109711949 gene encoding cyclin-dependent kinase inhibitor 1-like encodes the protein MGKYMKKCRGVGEVAAMEVTQVVGVRTRSRAAAAAAAAAAEEEEEAKKTKEAAAEGEVEGYLELRSRRLAMATRTPRSTANSGSGGGGGGGGCPSRASRGTISRCSSNASSAAIAALEAAAEEEIKDDARNAGPGEPEGCNDLGSSVSYTECSRERRETTPLSELRDAESEERRKRRRSREANAPSEAEIEEFFAAAESAEAERFATKYNFDVVNEVPLDGRYEWVRLSS